The Aedes albopictus strain Foshan chromosome 2, AalbF5, whole genome shotgun sequence region atgggaaatgtcgtacctaacataaatcgcttaaaattatcaaattcgaattggtaaaacaaaatattttgcatgagtcgttaatttagatgttaattgaccaattaaccttttgattgcttaaaaaactgtttccatgcttaataacttgcaatcaaaaaagcccaaaatcgcatattttgccctataaattgaggtatagctcaaaattgtgacgtgttggagcgaatctgagcccggattcggattcagcggcccaaaatccttcggagacacataagtttgctcttgagacagatcgAAAgccaatttttgttacgctgtgttattggcTTATATCAATTCTAAACCCAATTATctaatataaggaatataaggaaaagATCGGATTAATTATTTTTGACATATAGGAGTACTCTATAAAGCATTCATAGGAAAAGATGTTTATTTAGTTTAGTTTAGAATCATCGTAGGAAATTTACTTATGTTCCAGTAACAGTATCAGCAGATGGCAAATTATGCGCTTGATATGTGGATGAAATAAGCATTATCAAAGTAGTCGTTCTAACAATAAACTATGCTTCAAATGACAGCCTACTGCAGCAGCGAGTAGTAATTTAATTGATTTTAGGCCTACTGTTGCGTTGTACTCTGGAGTCAACTAGGACGCTGGCTGTGGCCGGCACGAGGCGCATATAGCCGTAGGTAAAAAGCAGATGGATTAAAAACGTGTAGAGATAGTAAATTATAACCCCGTAGTAACGTGGCGTGTAGCTAATGGCTATCCATTTGATAGTCATCATTATCAGCGTCAGCGGGACACTCCTTCTCCAGTCGAGCGGCGCAGATCTGCAAGGCGTGAAACAAGATTAACCAGCTATAACCAATGGTTAAATGGCGTGTTTAAACGGACTTACCTCAAAACGGGTCCAACGACGGCAAAGGCAACCAACGATCCGGTGAGACGTATAATACTGAATACCAAGGTAGTGCTCGGATCCAAGTAAAACGGATCATCACACCACTTGAAGGCCATTTTCACCGACCATTGCGGGTCCACTCCGAAAAGCTTCTGACCCCAATAGACCACAAACAATATCAGGCAAATGAGGCTACAATATCCCAGTCTTCGCTTCCGTGTCAGTTTTGTCAAATACTTCTCGAAGCTTAGTGACATAGTCAGCTTGGTCATCCCGATGCCCAGTAAGATCCCAATGATGCACTGGTGTAAAAAGTGACACCCAAAATACATCCTCGAAACGGAAATCAACAGCAACGAAAGATAGTAGCAAGCGCGTAGAACGATCACGGCCGTCCTTCCGTACTGCATCCCCGCTTCTTCGAGCACGGAAAATATCACATACAAGTAGGTTGTGGAAGTCATCAAGTGACCGGACGGATTTCCCGGACTCGGCTCGCAGGTCAGCTCGTTCTGGTACAGCTTTGGACGGTTGAGTGTGGTGAATTCCTTGGTTTCCCGAACCCACCAAAACGGGCGGTCTTCTGCGAGGATCCTGAAAGTAAAGCACCAGCATGAACTTTAGTTGATTATGATAACCAGCTGTAATTGCCAAAATGGCTAGCATACTATCCAAAACTTTATCTTGCATACGGAATATCAGGAATATAAAAGTTGGTCTGAGTTGATATGATGAGATACTTGCTGATCATGGGAAACAAATTCACTTACACAATTCGTTGGATTTTGCCATGGCTCACACGAATTTAGCAAAAACATTGCAAATAAAATATGAACTCCAGTTTTTCTTGTCATAACTAAGAATTCTATAGAAGACTCCACTCGAGTCTCGAATCACATTCAGGATTTTCTAGCACACTATTTCCTTTAGTAAAACTCCAAGGACGAATGCACatatattggtgagctcgttccatgctattttGTTGTTGTGAAATTTAAATGCAATCATTGTATAATAAGGCTTTAAGGGACGAAAAAAAATTCAACCCCATACATTTACGCGTTATACTTCTTGAAACTTTCAGAACAACCAACCCAATCGCGCTTTAATCTATATATGGTCAACGTTAAGTCAgatcggaccatctgtttttcaatgatttcgagaaaatgtcatGTAAGCACCTGAAATTTGaaatctctggcattatttttagaaatactattattctttcatgtaatgacacatctgcttcaaaataacgtcaaaaagttcaggtttaacgaattcctcagcttgTCTTTACCTGCCTGAAaaatgcttttggtcgaaatacaccGAACGGTCGAAATACgaccgaacgtgcgaaatttgatttttaacacacttagaaatgtcgcaactcaatttggattagtgcatattgttactcttaattagcttaatgatgcgcaacagataaaatagattcaaatttactttgcagctgcaacttcgcatgtgcttctagcgacgacttcgatttggtggtgcgacgataatatgaaacttgaatttgtgtagaaattgtgcgaattttatatgaaaatggggcgttaaggaattttaggaaagaTTACAtgggcgtagctagaggggggcCTTGCACCACCCCTACCCCCTAACCCGaataggaatgaataactgccacataactggagcataccaaagtcagttatcataccaagacaaggtattggtcggttatccaggtattggaaataactttttttggtattttgtaggtattgaaggaatacctaaacgagttattggtttggtgttgaggactgcttgagggattattcaattatggaaatatcgctatttgtatggaaaaatcgccgattattatttaggtattgccatacctgatgtcattcacgcgttatgcacagaatacacaccagttattattttaggtattatacctcttatgcagggctacttaataccttattcaggttgtaggtattcggttttccatatctgagttagttattcttcagctattttctcctgctcgggaatgcCTAATACCTAGGTATTTCTGTATGTTTTTGGTTTTTGTACATGGTTTGCACAGTATGCCAAATTTTCCGGTTTTTCTCGAAAAAtacaagaaatttcgccaagtacatAGGTATTTCTgtaattttgtgatttttattcatggtatgcacaatatttcaaattttccgGTTTTCCAGAATTATATTCTGCTACAGAGTGTAATAACTCAAaattcacgaattttcactagtattcaatacAAACAAACGTCATTCCAAGAGCTAAAAtctgtatgaattcctccagggatatggctggtttccacctgataagtactgtgtaaaaggataggacaagtaatgctcacgtaaaacttttgcaatcaaaattacttaggcgttcgcagttgataagtaattcacagccagaaagatttgccaacagatggcactgtcatgcgatgctgtcagtcatgttgttgattttccgtacggaataatatgtcgatgtattattccgtgagtaaaagggacatttctctttctttgtgtttcttctttcgcgcctgcgcgttcacagtgtgcattagtatttagccgtgtcgctctataatgtgtgctccgttgtccctcagcatggctgcatctgaacacgagattgaatttcttgaggttgaataatttgccgttacgtagtttaaaaatttataaagacaccccaaaactgaattgtttataaatagttcgactattgaaaaaagtaaatagcatttgagtttagctgatgaggagacaatgattctaaaaactgttgcatcataatcattccatttcgtttgttgaataaaatgttctatggtacactagaaccatgagaagtaaagactgtattcgatgaaatttggacacagaaaataatgtatagcttttgattgcgttcacaaaataaaatattttttttttgatcaggaataatatataatgtgtagctaataccataacaatgacaacaaattcagtttggtattggcgcagttattgttaatatcataaaataagattttagcaaattttttcatccgttttaaaaattgtaaaggctattattttgatgtaactcgtcaagacgtctgaaaatttgactcgaagttcttaacagagtatcgaTAAACTaattaaaaaatctttaaatcggttcaatacgtttttctagtattcaaaactcaaatcgcttcaaggcatattttaggtacattttaaccattttattccgtgtgtatttactattttgtttgtacaactgtcatgactgttccgatttttgttagcatttgaaactgtaaaaccattataaaaactgttcttagccaaattgcttgaaaacttttcaagttataactgtgtgaatgtcacgatacaaaaaaaacatttttgattattgtgactttgtgccacatatacggctataactttattacggctagatcaaattaaatgaaatttttacacaatatttcttcatgtatactttacatacagaacagttttgattgaaatcggttcagtatttttgaatctagagctataacggtgaagaaacttctcaaatggcaaaattcttgtttcaacgatatctccaccaatattcaatcgattttgatgaaatttgtatagtattagctttacgtaatacactattcttggtaaaaaaattagtcatttaccattttattatgaaatctttctgaattccaacaattcgttccgagatccctacgagaattgctctaggattccctcagaatttctgcttgggattcctccagaaattccatcctagatctctctcgaaatttattcaggattgctccaggagttctttctgagataagggagttccctcagatattattccagcaatttgtttaggatttgttcataACTTCTAGGACttctctccaggattactcctgtaactccatacgggattccttcagatgttccttcatggaattctctagaaattctttccgagattcctccagaagatgcatatgaaattattctagaagttctttcagggattctttcacgagttttttttatgatttctccagaaccttttggaatgtcttcagatttttatctgggaagaaactattgaaagaatctctgaaatcgctggtgtagatattccctgcaaaactgctggagatattccttaagaagctgttggaggaattttataaggaactcaagagcaagtcttggagtacttccataaagaaaaaaaaaacttctggagtgtttccatgagcaaaatttaagaaacttccagaatgaattccaaattatgtaatctgcaaggaatcccagtagaatttcttggaggaatcccggaaggatatcctggataaattattgggcaaatcttaggaggaactcctggaagtaccttgacttattttccaggagtctggaagttctgaagaaattccggaaagaacttttgaaaattcccggaagataagTTTCTGGAGAGGTTCCTGATGCcaggaagaaaatcctggaaaaataccagaagaaactatgagaggaacccataaatttactcctagaggaaagaaggagttcctggaggaatcccagaagaagctagaggaattacaaaaggaattctttgaggattcacataagaaacgtccagagaaaacctagatgaatctcaaaaagttgtatcttagaaagaaatcctggaagaatcactgaaagaactccaggacgaatctaagaatgaattcctatagaaatcctagaaggaattcctgaaatgatcccggaaggaattcctgcggcaatctccaaataaatatctgagtgaaccccggataaaaaatacttaagaaatcccgaATGAAATATTGTAGAATAGTTCGGAAAaagtcctggtagaatcttagaaaacacctctggagaaaaccctgaaggaactcctagaatatcccaaaataaaaaaaaaaaacaaaataaataaatcctgaattagaagaaactcacggagggattttttgtagaacttctaatgaaaatctcagagacattttataagaatcccctgcgaacttcaggtggatttttcggtggaacatctggaagaaattcaagaggactttctgtgaaaccccaaagaaaaaccttcgtacggaatgccaaaagattcatcacaaagaatctttcgtggttcttcattaaattccccgtgaagctttgtcctacctcgtatttcatctaaaactccacaaggtaaccgtcagagtcccagctgaattcctcccaccgtagtccgaactccaatattgcagaatttataatttgtatccaaccatagttctcgctgtaataccattaaaagttttttttttaatttctttttatttgtgaattttaagttaggctaattcttcacacacccattaaaagttccctcagaatcccagcgtctctcattagcatttcccttggaactccgttgcacggtgtcaaaatttcgattattaccgaacttccatgtacctcggatcttcttcacagaaagtcagcattttggctatactttataattggaaagttttaaaatattccatcggggaaattttgattaatctaagtttttggctattttccatactaaaattaattaaatactgattttaaccaaaaaaacgtcccatacaaaatgtatgggaaaattttcgccgataaaatattttctcgccttccgattatgaatatatagcccaaatactaacaatttccgaagaaaaatccgaggtacatgaaagttcgataaaaatcgagattttgacaccgtggcgttgaaatctcactatcgcaaaagttaaatttaaatttcaatcacacttcctgaggaaacgaacaaaatttctctaagtccaaatcgtaaacaacaaggtcacgaaacgccacacgaacaacgaacaatttatctagcaaccgccgtatgcagtgcccttttcttcacatccttcttacagcatcgtttcgtaaaaatgctgtcggttaaacaaatgtcaaaattacttacggaaaaaggaggaattttacttgagcgctctacttgggaactggaaacttaccaataccttcaaaaattcctcccagtATTTGTTCAAGTAAtcatcctgtgattccttcagttatttctcaagagacttctccagaaatgtctccttcgtgaaatgctccaagaattcctaacatgattccttcagattttttacaGATGCTTCTGCAAGGAtgtatcgacgaattcctccaggaatcagtgGGTTCATCATAGAAGACTTCAgagtttcctaagaatttctctagggatttcaccggacattcctccggaattttctcttgggatttctttagaggtttctccaatgattgtttctgtgtttttttttcgagtattaattcaggaatttcttcgagattttcaaaggaatttcaccagagatccttatagatatttctgcaggtattcgttcttcagggatttttccacatatttcttcaagaattccgctagagattgctccaattttaccaaagattattcaaaaatgggtttctacaagttttttttacaatgattccAGGAATTAGTTAAAGAAACTCAGCTCTTCCTAAGGGACCCctcatggaattgcttccaggatttctcatgttttttttttttcaggagtttatcaaagtatttcaccaaaaattcctccagggatacccgcgggaattccttctgtgattctttcaagaaattccaggaataatttgcAAAATTCTTCCACTTTTcctgagttttcttcaggaattccgtctggaattcttacaggaactccttcaggaattgtttagggATTACTTTATCCCCATtgtcttgggattgcttccggtactcctgctggaatttcttctgaaattcatccaggtattccttcaggaactgctacaggagttcctccacgaactcttcttaggattccttcaggattttttaggaattcttcgaagcatttcttttttttttttttttgctaggtttctagctgcactctgaatagagttgaaacctctacactagacccgaagatagaaaagagtacgtgatctttcagaagcagtttgccagacgtacgcggaaaatgatatccattaagacactgttgcttactgactcagaaagttacggtagaaggttggaaagttttcaattggtcagtcagtcaggatttgcctatgtagtgttatggtcacacggtttgtgtttgtcgtcttgttcgattttgtggtatggttcaatatgtttttttcttctcgttaagtcagtggtcgtatgttttttttttcatcgaatcaatcaaaccctgtatgttaaaatatagtcgatcctgtgtcaaattgttttcttgatttcgctaatcgttttctacttctctgtgttcatctcttgtgtccttaaattgtcatcggtccaaaaccctcaaaaacatgcaactgaatttctgatatttttctgttggttcaaaataccatctaagagataaacaaaaatacgtcaagttggtcagttgattgcaataaaatcaactattatgtattcgtccccctacaaatactatgaaaaatgttcaaattctttcaattgtcctatcggtcctacctagataaaccatgtcattttctcaagcgtagcctagaaatgtcaacctagtcatacataagtaacgttgttcagttaataaaaagcagtcagtttttgtccaaaatgtcacgtcgaacgcattgacgtcaacaatgcgtttaagtgttcgcacgttagcttcgaatctatcagcacaattaagtgctgcaaatctccttcccactattaattcttcggtcgattttaattgctttatttctaaaaattcttttttttctaaaaattcgaaaacgcgactatgacattaataaattactaatcaaaatcaaccgagaaacgtgggaaatagagcccaaacaacattttgaagtcagctggctgtaaaaggttccaaaacctgtcacaaatcctacaatacttttattaggatttgtaacgatcatcaaaaccttctcaaatccaaccgtcTTGGaattattgcttgggaatagactctagtgagccccggcggttcctccgtgtttatcgagcatgtctgatgcatatgttcagccatactccatctgcagcagccggttcgtgatgaaccgttggaggcgcattaaagtgttaaaaaggtgatatgtttcactaaagaacactacatgacaataatcaaaatgaaactccttcactttaataccgtctacccctgcgaacttggccagggaggaattcttcgaggcatttctctatggattcctccaggaggtccttcaaggaattccttccgggattccttcagtagttttccaaaaattccttcagcgattactTCTGATTtacttcctccttggatttctttataaattcctcctaggattccttcatgtattactcctaacatttctacaggaatttttcctaggattaccctaggtattcctacagcagttccttaagagattcctctagaaattgtttcagggattcttccgggaattccttcagtattttttccaagtattccttctgcCATTTCTTCAGATTtacttcctcctgggaattcttctgatactcctcttaagattccttcaggagttcctccaaggattttttctgggattcctctagagattcccagaGGATGCAgaggttcctccgagaattcctcctgtgatttatcCAGGGAATTTatacagacattcctccaggcattttccaATAATTGAGGTGGAGTTCGGCCGGCTAAGTGGGTTTGTCCGGAACCGGGCTTGTGATCTTGTGCGGTCTGCTAATTGTTGAGAAGAGAGGGAAGTGAGTGGTAGCGGGTTTCAACTTGTGATAGAAGGTTTACATTAGTGTGAAATAGCTTGATTTTAAGGAAAGCGAGCGGCGCTGATCACGGAAGCTGGATCGTGTGGTCGCAAACAAAATAGTGTTGGGTAGTATGTCGTTGTTCAGTTGGCAAATGGGGATGTGCATTTCGAGAGGATTGAATTAGAAATTCGGAAGAAACCAACGAGAGTAAGTCGGTAACTAACCAAGGTGCGGATGGT contains the following coding sequences:
- the LOC109425088 gene encoding glucose-6-phosphatase 3 isoform X2; its protein translation is MCNFSRYEDFLALVTKAFDPKILFLTVIPLVAGLSTRVYSRLLLSVLLTEYANTLIKWILAEDRPFWWVRETKEFTTLNRPKLYQNELTCEPSPGNPSGHLMTSTTYLYVIFSVLEEAGMQYGRTAVIVLRACYYLSLLLISVSRMYFGCHFLHQCIIGILLGIGMTKLTMSLSFEKYLTKLTRKRRLGYCSLICLILFVVYWGQKLFGVDPQWSVKMAFKWCDDPFYLDPSTTLVFSIIRLTGSLVAFAVVGPVLRSAPLDWRRSVPLTLIMMTIKWIAISYTPRYYGVIIYYLYTFLIHLLFTYGYMRLVPATASVLVDSRVQRNSRPKIN
- the LOC109425088 gene encoding glucose-6-phosphatase 3 isoform X1, whose amino-acid sequence is MKLYSYLLKREIYQILYVQDVFSRYEDFLALVTKAFDPKILFLTVIPLVAGLSTRVYSRLLLSVLLTEYANTLIKWILAEDRPFWWVRETKEFTTLNRPKLYQNELTCEPSPGNPSGHLMTSTTYLYVIFSVLEEAGMQYGRTAVIVLRACYYLSLLLISVSRMYFGCHFLHQCIIGILLGIGMTKLTMSLSFEKYLTKLTRKRRLGYCSLICLILFVVYWGQKLFGVDPQWSVKMAFKWCDDPFYLDPSTTLVFSIIRLTGSLVAFAVVGPVLRSAPLDWRRSVPLTLIMMTIKWIAISYTPRYYGVIIYYLYTFLIHLLFTYGYMRLVPATASVLVDSRVQRNSRPKIN